The Hippocampus zosterae strain Florida chromosome 20, ASM2543408v3, whole genome shotgun sequence genome contains a region encoding:
- the sh3kbp1 gene encoding SH3 domain-containing kinase-binding protein 1 isoform X2 — MVEAVVEFDYEAQQDDELSLSVGDVIVNIRRDDGGWWEGELAGRRGLFPDNFVREIKKEGKRDGGQASVAVKVDLSNGRTSPVSEPSTRPAKKAEQIRKRRCKAAFSYAPQHEDELELKIGDIIEIVAEVEEGWWEGVLNGKSGMFPSNFTKEILLEADGTSSDTSASQEEPHSARNSKNSPGSESDGADTRSEGGSVEIQPKKVRGFGFGDIFKDQPIKLRPRSMDVDAEGDKVAECKTASSPAPDNMKSDPDSRGKGRELCKVLFPYEAQNEDELTIKEGEIIAIITKECADTGWWMGEVGGRQGVFPDNFVKLLEAEKERPKKPPPPSAPSAKHTTAGDEILKPSLPTVLPKKLFPPKTSTSSSTSQQPPRRPERPPALACESPKSDVGSSTPESAPDRSHNADLDLDSVVPSAEKLSHPTASRPRVTDRRPRSQIITSSSLTSSDVDHPVPERAKESPEPVQSRPVEVSAKKGAPVVSVPESKPQPAAKSSSSLNPPTGPSHRPASPSSSSSCPPVSPGPAPEAQLTAPAAAPTLEDLRRQMRELRSAVELLKCQHRQEMKQLAGTLDEEKRIRLSLQMEVEHIKKILSK; from the exons GAGATCAAGAAGGAGGGCAAGCGAGATGGAGGACAGGCCAGCGTGGCGGTTAAAGTGGACCTCTCCAACGGCCGGACGAGTCCCGTGTCCGAGCCCAGCACCAGACCGGCCAAGAAGG CGGAGCAGATTCGTAAGCGGCGGTGCAAAGCGGCCTTCAGCTATGCGCCTCAGCACGAAGATGAGCTGGAGCTGAAAATAGGCGACATCATCGAAATTGTAGCCGAG gtggaggagggCTGGTGGGAGGGTGTCTTAAATGGCAAAAGTGGGATGTTCCCCTCCAATTTCACCAAAGAGATCCTGCTTGAGGCCGACGGGACCTCCTCCGACACTTCCGCCTCGCAGGAGGAACCGCACAGCGCCCGCAACA gtAAGAACAGTCCAGGGAGTGAGAGCGATGGAGCCGACACTCGATCCGAAGGGGGCTCTGTTGAAATCCAGCCCAAAAAG GTGAGGGGCTTCGGCTTTGGCGACATCTTCAAAGACCAGCCCATCAAGCTCCGCCCTCGCTCCATGGACGTCGACGCTGAGGGCGACAAG GTCGCTGAGTGTAAGACGGCGAGCTCGCCGGCCCCCGACAACATGAAGAGCGACCCTGACAGCAGAGGAAAAG GCCGAGAGCTGTGCAAAGTCCTCTTTCCGTACGAGGCGCAGAACGAAGACGAGCTGACGATAAAAGAGGGTGAAATCATCGCCATAATcaccaag gaATGCGCCGACACAGGCTGGTGGATGGGCGAGGTCGGCGGTCGCCAAGGCGTCTTCCCAGATAATTTTGTCAAACTGCTGGAAGCCGAGAAAGAG agaccAAAGAAGCCGCCGCCTCCCAGCGCACCGTCGGCCAAGCACACGACAGCAG gtgACGAGATCCTCAAGCCCTCCCTCCCGACTGTCCTCCCCAAGAAACTTTTCCCTCCAAAGACGTCGACTTCCTCCTCCACTTCCCAACAACCCCCAAGGCGCCCTGAGAGACCGCCCGCTCTGGC GTGTGAAAGCCCCAAATCCGATGTGGGGTCTTCGACACCTGAATCCGCTCCTGACAGGTCCCACAACGCCG acctGGACCTGGATTCGGTGGTGCCGTCGGCGGAGAAGCTGAGCCACCCGACGGCGTCGCGGCCAAGAGTCACGGACCGCCGGCCTCGCTCGCAAATTATCACATCG TCCTCACTGACCAGCAGCGATGTGGACCACCCGGTACCAGAGCGAGCCAAGGAGAGCCCAGAACCGGTCCAGTCCAGACCTGTGGAGGTTTCCGCAAAGAAGGGAGCTCCTGTTGTTTCA GTACCTGAGAGTAAACCCCAGCCGGCCGCCAAGTCGTCCTCGTCTTTGAACCCGCCCACTGGCCCCAGCCATCGTCCCGCCTCTCCGTCTTCCTCCTCGTCGTGCCCCCCCGTGAGTCCCGGCCCCGCTCCGGAGGCGCAGCTCACGGCACCCGCGGCGGCGCCCACGCTCGAGGACTTGAGGAGGCAGATGCGGGAGCTACGGAGCGCGGTGGAGCTGCTGAAGTGTCAGCACAGGCAGGAGATGAAGCAGCTGGCCGGCACGCTGGATGAAGAGAAGAGGATACGACTCAGTTTACAA ATGGAAGTGGAGCACATCAAGAAGATCTTGTCCAAATGA
- the map3k15 gene encoding mitogen-activated protein kinase kinase kinase 15, whose protein sequence is MEAGQSAQAADCMAGEHSAGMCVLERDRERAELSSPSPPAKQRSLRVVYVLNDGLKAVMASSPESGALQCLQRACDAESALLTTVTFGRLDFGETSVLDSFYDADIAVLDMSDVFRQPSLFYHLGVRESFDMANNVILYHDTDPDTAQSLKDMVAQKNTASSGNYYFIPYIVTPNHEYTCCESDAQRRASEYMQPSWDNLLGPLCVPLMDRFTSLLKDIHVTSCASFKDTLLNDIRKAREKYQGEELAKELSRIKLRIDNTEVLTQDIVMNLLFSYRDIQDYDAMVKLVQTLEMLPTCDLATQPMIQFHYAFALNRRNSPGDREQALRVMLHVLQSCEHPAPDMFCLCGRIYKDIFLDSDCKDTKNRDNAIQWYRKGFELQPTLYSGINLAVLLIVAGQQFESSMELRKIGVRLNSLLGRKGSLEKMNNYWDVGQFFTVSMLASDIPKATQAAEKLFKLKPPLWYLRSVVQNLQLIQRFKKQLVEHSPQRDRLNFWMDIIVEATQGTTNRLRFPVLILEPTKVYQPSYVSINNEAEEKNVSIWHVSPAETKGIHEWNFTAMSIKGISISKFDERCCFLYVHDNSDDFQIYFSTEEQCARFCSMVKEMISDGTGNAVELEGEGDGDTLEYEYDTDETGDRVVLGRGTYGVVYAGRDVSNQVRIAIKEIPERDSRYSQPLHEEIALHKYLKHRNIVQYLGSVSENGYIKIFMEQVPGGSLSALLRSKWGPLKEATIIFYTRQILEGLRYLHENQIVHRDIKGDNVLVNTYSGVLKISDFGTSKRLAGVNPCTETFTGTLQYMAPEIIDKGPRGYGAPADIWSLGCTIIEMATGKPPFHELGEPQAAMFKVGMFKIHPEIPESLSLEAKSFILRCFEPDPHKRALACDLLRDTFVRHNAKGKKSKIAFKPSDYIHVSLPVQLQCEATGSSSSEHGSMSPDCDSKHDVFFQKKKSSGSENLLKPPNSNYLSVPDEGSVSEDRSGAPPSPEDRDGGLFLLKKDSERRAILFKVLNEDQEKVISNLKENYIQGSEELQLSVEHIKQIICILRDFIHSPERRVMAATISKLKLDLDFDSTSINQIQLVLFGFQDSVNKVLRNHHIKPHWMFAMDNIIRRAVQAAITILIPELQTHFGPASECEGAEKEDEVDEEEADFGPVLASAATEPGTPADPALHSTVAALHPTHAHEHQRLHHHQMGAQLGRLKQETSRLLEELLHKEREYQQVLKATLQQRTQDLDLVRVRHRPPDISPPSIFHIPADHEPDKQLTDWLKEQGADPDTIDKFALEEYTLTDVLNDVTKDDLRCLRLRGGVLCRIWRAVQRHRERTRLREDERSEDEA, encoded by the exons ATGGAAGCCGGCCAGAGCGCGCAGGCGGCGGACTGCATGGCGGGCGAGCACTCGGCCGGCATGTGCGTCCTGGAACGGGACCGGGAGAGGGCCGAGCTGTCCAGTCCCAGTCCGCCGGCCAAGCAGCGCTCCCTGCGGGTGGTGTACGTACTGAACGACGGGCTGAAAGCGGTGATGGCCAGCAGCCCGGAATCCGGCGCGCTGCAGTGTCTGCAGCGGGCGTGCGACGCCGAGAGCGCCCTGCTCACCACCGTCACCTTCGGGAGGCTCGATTTTGGGGAGACATCCGTGCTGGACAGCTTCTACGACGCAG ACATCGCCGTGCTGGACATGAGCGATGTCTTCCGCCAGCCGTCTTTGTTCTATCACCTGGGCGTGAGGGAAAGCTTCGACATGGCCAACAACGTCATCTTGTACCACGACACCGACCCCGACACGGCCCAGTCGCTCAAG GATATGGTTGCTCAGAAGAACACA GCATCCAGCGGCAACTACTACTTCATCCCTTACATTGTGACCCCCAACCACGAGTACACCTGCTGCGAGAGCGACGCCCAGCGGAGGGCCAGCGAGTACATGCAGCCCAGTTGGGACAACCTCCTGGGGCCCCTCTGCGTCCCCCTCATGGACCGCTTCACCAGCCTGCTGAAGGATATCCACGTCACATCCTG CGCCTCCTTTAAGGACACCTTGCTCAACGACATCCGCAAGGCCAGGGAGAAGTACCAAGGCGAGGAGCTGGCCAAGGAGCTCTCCCGCATCAAGCTCCGCATCGACAACACCGAAGTCCTCACGCAGGACATCGTCATGAATTTGCTCTTCTCTTACAGGGACATCCAG GACTACGACGCCATGGTCAAACTGGTGCAAACGTTGGAAATGCTGCCGACTTGCGACCTGGCAACGCAGCCCATGATCCAGTTCCACTACGCCTTCGCATTAAACAG GAGGAACAGTCCCGGTGACAGGGAGCAGGCTTTACGCGTGATGCTGCACGTCCTGCAGTCGTGCGAACACCCGGCTCCCGACATGTTCTGCCTGTGCGGGAGAATCTACAAGGACATTTTCCTGGACTCTGATTGCAAGGACACCAAAAACAGAGACAACGCTATACAGTG GTACAGAAAGGGGTTTGAGCTGCAGCCGACCCTCTACTCGGGTATTAATCTGGCCGTTCTCCTCATCGTCGCCGGCCAACAGTTCGAGAGCTCCATGGAACTAAGGAAAATCG GTGTTAGATTGAACAGTCTGTTAGGACGGAAAGGGTCCCTGGAGAAAATGAACAACTACTGGGATGTGGGTCAGTTCTTCAccgttagcatgctagctagcGACATCCCCAAAGCCACCCAAGCTGCCGAGAAACTCTTCAAACTGAAGCCGCCTCTCTG GTACCTGCGCTCGGTGGTGCAGAACCTGCAGCTGATTCAACGCTTTAAAAAGCAGTTGGTGGAACATTCCCCCCAGCGCGACAGACTCAACTTCTGGATGGACATCATTGTGGAGGCCACGCAGGGAACCACCAACCGGCTACGTTTTCCC GTCCTGATTCTGGAGCCCACGAAAGTGTACCAGCCCTCGTACGTGTCCATCAACAACGAAGCGGAAGAGAAGAACGTCTCCATCTGGCACGTGTCGCCCGCCGAAACG AAAGGCATCCACGAGTGGAATTTCACCGCCATGTCCATCAAAGGCATCAG cATCAGCAAGTTTGACGAACGTTGCTGCTTCCTCTATGTCCACGACAACTCCGACGACTTCCAGATTTATTTCTCCACCGAGGAGCAGTGTGCTAG GTTTTGCTCCATGGTGAAGGAAATGATATCGGACGGCACCGGCAACGCCGTGGAATTGGAGGGCGAAGGAGACGGAGACACCCTGGAG TACGAGTACGACACCGACGAGACGGGCGACCGGGTGgtgttgggtcgaggcacctaCGGGGTGGTGTACGCCGGGAGGGACGTCAGCAACCAGGTCCGAATTGCCATCAAGGAGATCCCGGAGAGAGACAGCAG gtACTCGCAGCCTCTTCACGAAGAGATCGCCCTGCACAAGTATCTCAAGCACAGGAACATCGTCCAGTATTTGGGCTCCGTTTCAGAGAACGGATACATCAAGATCTTCATGGAGCAAGTCCCTGGAG GGAGCTTGTCGGCATTGCTGCGTTCCAAATGGGGTCCCCTGAAGGAGGCCACCATCATCTTCTACACCCGGCAGATCCTGGAGGGCCTTCGCTACCTGCATGAGAACCAGATCGTCCACAGGGACATCAAG GGTGACAACGTGCTGGTCAACACCTACAGCGGCGTTTTGAAAATTTCCGACTTCGGGACTTCCAAGCGGCTGGCGGGAGTCAACCCTTGCACCGAGACCTTCACGG GCACTTTGCAGTACATGGCCCCTGAGATCATCGATAAGGGTCCCCGGGGGTACGGAGCCCCGGCCGACATCTGGTCCCTAGGTTGTACCATCATCGAAATGGCCACCGGGAAACCTCCCTTTCACGAGCTGGGCGAGCCGCAAGCCGCCATGTTTAAG GTGGGCATGTTTAAGATCCACCCGGAGATCCCGGAGTCTTTGTCGCTGGAGGCCAAGTCGTTCATCCTACGCTGCTTCGAGCCCGACCCTCACAAGCGGGCCTTGGCCTGCGACCTCCTCAGGGACACGTTTGTGCGACACAACGCCAAGGGCAAGAAGAGCAAGATCGCTTTCAAGCCGTCAG ACTACATCCACGTTTCGCTGCCCGTGCAGCTGCAGTGCGAGGCCACGGGGAGCAGTAGCAGCGAACACGGCTCCATGAGTCCCGACTGCGACTCCAAACACGACGTCTTCttccagaaaaagaaaagctccGGCTCGGAGAATCTGCTCAAGCCGCCCAACTCCAACTACCTGAG CGTTCCAGACGAGGGTTCGGTGTCGGAGGACCGTAGCGGGGCCCCCCCCTCGCCAGAGGACCGGGACGGCGGCCTCTTTCTGCTCAAGAAGGACAGCGAGAGGAGAGCCATTTTGTTCAAGGTCCTCAACGAGGACCAGGAGAAGGTCATCTCCAATCTGAAGGAGAACTACATCCAG GGCAGCGAAGAGCTGCAGCTGTCGGTGGAGCACATCAAGCAGATCATCTGCATCCTGCGAGACTTCATCCATTCCCCGGAGAGGCGCGTCATGGCCGCCACCATCTCCAAACTCAAGCTGGACCTGGACTTTGACTCCACCTCCATCAACCAAATCCAGCTGGTGCTCTTCGGCTTCCAAGACTCT GTGAACAAGGTGCTGAGGAATCATCACATCAAACCTCACTGGATGTTCGCCATGGACAACATCATCCGCAGGGCCGTGCAGGCCGCCATCACCATCCTCATCCCTG AGCTGCAGACGCACTTCGGCCCGGCGTCAGAGTGCGAGGGCGCCGAGAAGGAGGATGAGGTGGACGAGGAGGAGGCCGACTTTGGTCCCGTCTTGGCGTCGGCCGCCACCGAGCCGGGGACCCCCGCCGACCCGGCGCTGCATTCGACTGTGGCCGCGCTGCACCCGACCCACGCCCACGAGCACCAACGTTTGCATCACCACCAGATGGGGGCGCAGTTGGGCCGCCTCAAGCAGGAGACCAGCAG GCTTCTGGAGGAACTACTCCACAAGGAGCGAGAATACCAACAGGTCCTGAAGGCCACGCTGCAGCAGCGCACGCAAGACCTGGACCTGGTTCGAGTCCGTCACAGACCGCCAG ACATTTCACCTCCGTCCATCTTCCACATTCCGGCGGACCACGAGCCGGACAAGCAGCTCACCGATTGGCTGAAGGAACAGGGGGCGGACCCAGACACTATCGATAAG TTTGCGCTTGAAGAATACACACTGACCGACGTCCTGAACGACGTCACCAAAGATGATTTACGCTGTCTCCGTCTCAG GGGCGGCGTCCTCTGCCGAATCTGGCGGGCGGTCCAGAGGCACCGGGAGCGAACGAGGCTGAGGGAAGACGAGCGCTCGGAGGACGAAGCGTGA
- the sh3kbp1 gene encoding SH3 domain-containing kinase-binding protein 1 isoform X1: MVEAVVEFDYEAQQDDELSLSVGDVIVNIRRDDGGWWEGELAGRRGLFPDNFVREIKKEGKRDGGQASVAVKVDLSNGRTSPVSEPSTRPAKKAEQIRKRRCKAAFSYAPQHEDELELKIGDIIEIVAEVEEGWWEGVLNGKSGMFPSNFTKEILLEADGTSSDTSASQEEPHSARNSKNSPGSESDGADTRSEGGSVEIQPKKVRGFGFGDIFKDQPIKLRPRSMDVDAEGDKVAECKTASSPAPDNMKSDPDSRGKGRELCKVLFPYEAQNEDELTIKEGEIIAIITKECADTGWWMGEVGGRQGVFPDNFVKLLEAEKERPKKPPPPSAPSAKHTTAEKKSDGKKVPPERPEHLPHRDQDRGDEILKPSLPTVLPKKLFPPKTSTSSSTSQQPPRRPERPPALACESPKSDVGSSTPESAPDRSHNADLDLDSVVPSAEKLSHPTASRPRVTDRRPRSQIITSSSLTSSDVDHPVPERAKESPEPVQSRPVEVSAKKGAPVVSVPESKPQPAAKSSSSLNPPTGPSHRPASPSSSSSCPPVSPGPAPEAQLTAPAAAPTLEDLRRQMRELRSAVELLKCQHRQEMKQLAGTLDEEKRIRLSLQMEVEHIKKILSK; this comes from the exons GAGATCAAGAAGGAGGGCAAGCGAGATGGAGGACAGGCCAGCGTGGCGGTTAAAGTGGACCTCTCCAACGGCCGGACGAGTCCCGTGTCCGAGCCCAGCACCAGACCGGCCAAGAAGG CGGAGCAGATTCGTAAGCGGCGGTGCAAAGCGGCCTTCAGCTATGCGCCTCAGCACGAAGATGAGCTGGAGCTGAAAATAGGCGACATCATCGAAATTGTAGCCGAG gtggaggagggCTGGTGGGAGGGTGTCTTAAATGGCAAAAGTGGGATGTTCCCCTCCAATTTCACCAAAGAGATCCTGCTTGAGGCCGACGGGACCTCCTCCGACACTTCCGCCTCGCAGGAGGAACCGCACAGCGCCCGCAACA gtAAGAACAGTCCAGGGAGTGAGAGCGATGGAGCCGACACTCGATCCGAAGGGGGCTCTGTTGAAATCCAGCCCAAAAAG GTGAGGGGCTTCGGCTTTGGCGACATCTTCAAAGACCAGCCCATCAAGCTCCGCCCTCGCTCCATGGACGTCGACGCTGAGGGCGACAAG GTCGCTGAGTGTAAGACGGCGAGCTCGCCGGCCCCCGACAACATGAAGAGCGACCCTGACAGCAGAGGAAAAG GCCGAGAGCTGTGCAAAGTCCTCTTTCCGTACGAGGCGCAGAACGAAGACGAGCTGACGATAAAAGAGGGTGAAATCATCGCCATAATcaccaag gaATGCGCCGACACAGGCTGGTGGATGGGCGAGGTCGGCGGTCGCCAAGGCGTCTTCCCAGATAATTTTGTCAAACTGCTGGAAGCCGAGAAAGAG agaccAAAGAAGCCGCCGCCTCCCAGCGCACCGTCGGCCAAGCACACGACAGCAG AGAAAAAGTCAGACGGCAAGAAGGTTCCTCCAGAGCGGCCCGAGCACCTGCCGCACCGAGACCAGGATCGAG gtgACGAGATCCTCAAGCCCTCCCTCCCGACTGTCCTCCCCAAGAAACTTTTCCCTCCAAAGACGTCGACTTCCTCCTCCACTTCCCAACAACCCCCAAGGCGCCCTGAGAGACCGCCCGCTCTGGC GTGTGAAAGCCCCAAATCCGATGTGGGGTCTTCGACACCTGAATCCGCTCCTGACAGGTCCCACAACGCCG acctGGACCTGGATTCGGTGGTGCCGTCGGCGGAGAAGCTGAGCCACCCGACGGCGTCGCGGCCAAGAGTCACGGACCGCCGGCCTCGCTCGCAAATTATCACATCG TCCTCACTGACCAGCAGCGATGTGGACCACCCGGTACCAGAGCGAGCCAAGGAGAGCCCAGAACCGGTCCAGTCCAGACCTGTGGAGGTTTCCGCAAAGAAGGGAGCTCCTGTTGTTTCA GTACCTGAGAGTAAACCCCAGCCGGCCGCCAAGTCGTCCTCGTCTTTGAACCCGCCCACTGGCCCCAGCCATCGTCCCGCCTCTCCGTCTTCCTCCTCGTCGTGCCCCCCCGTGAGTCCCGGCCCCGCTCCGGAGGCGCAGCTCACGGCACCCGCGGCGGCGCCCACGCTCGAGGACTTGAGGAGGCAGATGCGGGAGCTACGGAGCGCGGTGGAGCTGCTGAAGTGTCAGCACAGGCAGGAGATGAAGCAGCTGGCCGGCACGCTGGATGAAGAGAAGAGGATACGACTCAGTTTACAA ATGGAAGTGGAGCACATCAAGAAGATCTTGTCCAAATGA
- the ccl20b gene encoding C-C motif chemokine 20b translates to MEGRTVYLLTALLILTTFTTSTHSASCCLRYMKRKLPCQKVSDYSLQSIGKSCDINAVIFHLPGRFLCANPIASWTQRVMQCIDERKRKSEKALIQQSVNSIAAA, encoded by the exons ATGGAAGGCCGCACCGTTTATCTCCTCACTGCACTCCTCATCCTCACCACCTTCACCACCAGCACGCATTCAg ccagcTGCTGTTTGAGGTACATGAAGCGGAAGTTGCCATGCCAAAAGGTGTCGGACTACAGCTTGCAGTCCATTGGCAAGTCCTGTGACATCAACGCTGTCAT ctttcacCTCCCTGGAAGGTTTTTGTGCGCCAACCCCATTGCGAGCTGGACCCAGCGAGTGATGCAGTGTATCGA CGAGCGCAAGAGGAAGAGCGAAAAGGCCCTCATCCAGCAATCTGTCAACAGCATAGCAGCAGCATAA